In a single window of the Nicotiana tomentosiformis chromosome 8, ASM39032v3, whole genome shotgun sequence genome:
- the LOC104112488 gene encoding uncharacterized protein isoform X1, giving the protein MDLAENQEEIEGKRKEEIREPTRLRRLLGILFFFFAFFSLSFSLLYLAVFLGNLSISSPISLPSQCKIVSSSVDLRSSKVCELGLLNYKAKHVLYPSERKKFRCRYDYYWASVFKVEYMDHSGQARLALAEAPNEALPSDCRPNFSAAWLTKDKFKVNKTYECWYTLGISKVHIYEDGFFDCQAKDPSTIEMFIRYLILFMRILKSWYVSRVSAWHWRWEAVAGVIAGFCTSMISIVFFTLLQRLISRIYQLSVTRRLTLSLNKVRLKRVCFLLAYVSFTSWLAIQYFRRIGLPEIAVHYSM; this is encoded by the exons ATGGATTTGGCAGAGAATCAGGAGGAGATAGAAGGGAAGAGAAAGGAGGAGATTCGTGAGCCCACACGGTTGCGCAGATTATTGgggattcttttctttttctttgccttcttTTCACTCTCATTTTCGCTGCTTTATTTAGCTGTTTTTCTAGGGAACCTATCCATTTCCAGTCCAATTTCTCTTCCCTCTCAATGCAAGATTGTCTCTAGCA GTGTGGATCTTAGGTCATCTAAAGTCTGTGAACTGGGTTTATTGAATTATAAAGCAAAGCATGTTCTTTACCCTTCTGAAAGAAAGAAGTTTCGATGTCGTTATGATTACTATTGGGCTTCTGTATTTAAG GTTGAATACATGGATCATTCAGGTCAGGCACGACTTGCATTAGCAGAGGCACCTAATGAGGCCCTTCCATCTGATTGTAGACCAAACTTCTCTGCTGCATGGTTGACAAAGGATAAATTCAAG GTAAACAAGACTTATGAGTGTTGGTACACATTGGGAATATCTAAAGTGCACATATATGAAGATGGCTTTTTTGATTGCCAAGCaaaagatccatcaactattgaGATGTTTATTCGCTACTTAATCTT GTTCATGAGGATATTAAAGTCTTGGTATGTTAGCAGGGTTTCAGCCTGGCACTGGAGATGGGAAGCTGTAGCTGGAGTTATTGCTGGTTTCTGTACTTCCATGATATCAATAGTTTTTTTCACACTCTTACAAAGGTTGATCTCTCGCATCTATCAACTTTCTGTGACAAGAAGGCTTACTCTGTCTCTCAATAAAGTCCGGTTAAAGAGAGTTTGTTTCCTGCTAGCTTATGTGTCATTTACTAGTTGGTTGGCCATTCAATATTTCAGAAGGATCGGCCTCCCTGAAATTGCAGTTCACTATAGCATGTAG
- the LOC104112488 gene encoding uncharacterized protein isoform X2, protein MDLAENQEEIEGKRKEEIREPTRLRRLLGILFFFFAFFSLSFSLLYLAVFLGNLSISSPISLPSQCKIVSSSVDLRSSKVCELGLLNYKAKHVLYPSERKKFRCRYDYYWASVFKVEYMDHSGQARLALAEAPNEALPSDCRPNFSAAWLTKDKFKVNKTYECWYTLGISKVHIYEDGFFDCQAKDPSTIEMFIRYLILEKKEGNEQRDKERSGL, encoded by the exons ATGGATTTGGCAGAGAATCAGGAGGAGATAGAAGGGAAGAGAAAGGAGGAGATTCGTGAGCCCACACGGTTGCGCAGATTATTGgggattcttttctttttctttgccttcttTTCACTCTCATTTTCGCTGCTTTATTTAGCTGTTTTTCTAGGGAACCTATCCATTTCCAGTCCAATTTCTCTTCCCTCTCAATGCAAGATTGTCTCTAGCA GTGTGGATCTTAGGTCATCTAAAGTCTGTGAACTGGGTTTATTGAATTATAAAGCAAAGCATGTTCTTTACCCTTCTGAAAGAAAGAAGTTTCGATGTCGTTATGATTACTATTGGGCTTCTGTATTTAAG GTTGAATACATGGATCATTCAGGTCAGGCACGACTTGCATTAGCAGAGGCACCTAATGAGGCCCTTCCATCTGATTGTAGACCAAACTTCTCTGCTGCATGGTTGACAAAGGATAAATTCAAG GTAAACAAGACTTATGAGTGTTGGTACACATTGGGAATATCTAAAGTGCACATATATGAAGATGGCTTTTTTGATTGCCAAGCaaaagatccatcaactattgaGATGTTTATTCGCTACTTAATCTT GGAAAAAAAGGAAGGGAATGAGCAGAGGGACAAGGAGAGATCTGGATTGTAG